From Oreochromis niloticus isolate F11D_XX linkage group LG14, O_niloticus_UMD_NMBU, whole genome shotgun sequence, one genomic window encodes:
- the rab4b gene encoding ras-related protein Rab-4B — translation MSETYDFLFKFLVIGSAGTGKSCLLHQFIENKFKQDSNHTIGVEFGSRVVNVGGKTVKLQIWDTAGQERFRSVTRSYYRGAAGALLVYDITSRETYNALTNWLTDARTLASPNIVIILCGNKKDLDADREVTFLEASRFAQENELMFLETSALTGENVEEGFLKCARTILNKIDSGELDPERMGSGIQYGDASLRQLRQPRGTTTQNKQQCNC, via the exons ATGTCTGAGACATACG ACTTCCTGTTTAAGTTCCTGGTGATTGGCAGTGCTGGGACGGGGAAATCCTGTCTCCTCCACCAGTTCATTGAGAACAAGT TTAAACAGGACTCCAACCACACCATCGGTGTGGAGTTTGGGTCTAGAGTGGTCAACGTTGGAGGAAAGACAGTCAAACTGCAGATCTGGGATACTGCTGGGCAGGAGCGATTTCG CTCTGTTACACGCAGCTACTACAGAGGAGCAGCTGGAGCACTTCTTGTCTACGATATTACCAG TCGAGAGACATACAATGCCCTGACTAACTGGCTGACAGATGCACGGACACTGGCGAGTCCCAACATTGTTATTATCCTATGTGGCAACAAGAAAGACCTGGATGCAGACAGAGAGGTGACCTTCCTTGAAGCTTCACGCTTCGCTCAGGAGAATG AGCTGATGTTTCTAGAGACAAGCGCGCTAACAGGTGAAAATGTCGAGGAGGGTTTCTTGAAGTGCGCTCGCACCATTCTCAACAAGATAGATTCAG GCGAGTTGGACCCAGAGAGGATGGGTTCAGGTATTCAGTATGGAGATGCTTCGTTGAGGCAGCTGCGACAGCCCAGAGGCACCACAACACAGAATAAGCAGCAGTGTAATTGCTAG